In Aeromicrobium yanjiei, the sequence CGATGACCCGATGCAGACCCTGGTCCGTCCCGAGGTTCTGGGGGTCGAAGGTTGTCGGTGCGCGGCCCGTACCTGAGATAGTGAAGGACCCCTCAATTCGGATCTGGACTCCTCCCGAGAACATCAAAGTGACCGCATATTCGGTGTCGATTTCCTCGATGCGACGCGTGCCGATATCAATCTGCACTGCTACCACCCCTCCGGAAGCTCGAATCCGTCGCCTGAGTTGCGCAGGATATGGGTCTCCGGCCGAGAGCCCGGTTTCCCGTTGACACCGATGGGCTGGCCCTTCGGGTTGTAGAACCTTACATAGCCGTTGGGGTATCGCTCAGTTGCTCCCAATCACGCGGACTGGGTCACGTCCCGAGTTTTCCGGACTCTTCTCGTGTGTTGATCATGCCGCCTTGTCGGCGGCGGTGTGAAGGGATTCGAACTCGATCGGGCTCAGGTAACCGATCGATGAGTGGCGCCTCGTCGGGTTGTAGAACGCTTCGATCCACTCGAAGATCCCGATGGCTAACTCGGCCCGGGTCGACCAGTCACGGCGGTCAAGGAGCTCGACCTGCATCGCGCCGATGAACGACTCCCTGAGCGAGTTGTTGTAGGCGCAGGCGGCCTTTCCCATCGAGCCGATCAGCCCGGCCTCGCGGAGCCGATTGCCGAACCGCCACGACGTGAATTGCGCTCCAAGGTCGGAGTGGACCACCGTTCCTGGTGCCGGTTTGCGACGCCACCTGGCCATGTCGATCGCGTCGACGACCAGCTCGGTGCGCAGGTGGTCAGCGATC encodes:
- a CDS encoding DUF6188 family protein, with the translated sequence MVAVQIDIGTRRIEEIDTEYAVTLMFSGGVQIRIEGSFTISGTGRAPTTFDPQNLGTDQGLHRVIGGGTVEFATADENSGSLVVTLSGGIILRVAADPDFESWTASWPDGNTVVSMPGGGLSCWGPRP